The segment GAAGATACATTCACCGGGACAGGGATACGGCTTGGTCATCACGGTGACCGTCGTGACGCCGGAAAGCGTACGCCCCGGCTTCATGCGAATGCGGGACAACAAGGACGGTTCTTCGTCGATCTCCCCCTGCTCGACGAGCCGGCGGTAGACCTGCACGACGATCGGCTTTCCCACGTAACCGCCCGAAGGCAGCGGATTTCCCCGGATCGCCTCCAGTATGGCGCGCCCTTCGATGACTTCGTCCAGGATCTTGCGAGCCTGTCGAAGCTGCTCGCGAGAATATTCGCGAGCCTCAAGCCAAGCCTGATCGCCTTCCATCGCGTATAATCCCAGTATGCGAGACGAGATAATCGACCGTTTGATACGTCTCAACCGAGGATTCTACCAGACCTTCGCCGCCTCCTTCGCCGAGACTCGGGCGCGGTTACAGCCCGGGGTGCTGCGAATCCTGGACGACGTCAACGCCAGCGATTCCATCCTCGACCTGGGATGCGGCAACGGTGAATTGGCGCGCACGCTTGCCCGCCGCGGTCACCGAGGCGTTTACTATGGGCTCGACAGCAGCCAAGCGCTGCTCGAAATCGCCCGTACTGATCGTTCGCATTCCAGGGCACATTTCATCGACTCCGATCTTACCGAATCCGGATGGTCCAGAGACCTGCCTTCGCCCTTCGATCGGGTTTTTGCATTTGCCGTGCTGCATCATATCCCCGGCGACGCCTTGCGAAAGCGGATTCTGAGCGATGTGCACGACCTGCTGACAAGTGACGGCAAATTAATCATGTCCAACTGGAATTTTCCCGAGAGCCAACGCCTTCGAAAACGCGTGCTCCCGTGGTCGACGATTGGGATCGCAAAAGCCGACGTGGACCCAGGAGATGCATTGCTGGATTGGAAGCGCGGCGGACGCGGACTGCGCTACGTGCATCACTTCAGCGAAGAGGAATTGAACCAACTGGCACAGGCAGCGGGATTTCGGATTCTGGACACGTTTTACAGCGACGGCGAAGGTGGCCGGCTGGGGCTTTATCAGGTGTGGGAAAAGTAGTAAAAACGCATCAACCGATGACGATTGAAGGCTTAAAATGACAGTTCTTTGACACCCCCATAGCCGCATGATACAATGCGGGCGCTCGGGAAGGGAGACCCTTTAAAGCCCGGAGGGATGGCCGAGTGGACGAAGGCGGCGGTCTTGAAAACCGCTGTGGGGCAACCCACCGGGGGTTCGAATCCCTCTCCCTCCGCCTTAACAACCGGGGAGGTGCCGGAGTGGTTGAACGGGGGCGCCTGCTAAGCGCTTGTAGGGGTTAAAGCCTCTACCGTGGGTTCGAATCCCACCCTCCCCGCCATCGGGGTATAATAGAACCGATAACATGCGCCCGTAGCTCAGTGGATTAGAGCACTTGCTTGCGGAGTAAGGGGCCGCAGGTTCGAGTCCTGCCGGGCGCGCCAAAAATGGGCTGCGGAATTCGCAGCCCATTTCGATTTTCAGAACGGATTCGATACTTCCCGCTCTCTATTTCATATCTATTCCGATTGTTGTCATTCAAAATCTCCACAAGGCTCTGGCTTGGGATAGCCATTGCGAGCGCAGCACCAGGCGTGGAAAGTGCCTTGTCCAGCACTACCCCGCAGTTGATTCCAGTTGTCCAGTAAATACCAGACTAAGTAATCGTCCGAAATGTAATCGGGATTGGGACACGCACCGTATGCACGCATGTAATCCTCATCCAGGGTAACGTCGTAGACACATTCCGCATCCCTGTAATTTATGGGCGTATAAACCGTCATATGATCCCCATTCTGGACGACAGTGACTTGGACAGGATTAACAGGAAACGTGTCATCCGCCCAGCACGTCCAGGTTCCATTCCAATCGGGCAGCAAAGGCGGCGGTTCCATCACGGGCAGCATGCTGATGTCGCAGGACACCTGCGCATACATGTCCCAGATCCAACACTGTTCGCCAGGATTGTCGGGATTGTCGATGATCATGAAATCCGGCACGCTGCTCTGCCCCACGACCTGTGCTTCCTCCCCCACGACGAGCGCACCCAGGTAAAGATAGGGTTCTCCCGGTCCTGAACGGCAGTTGGTATTCGTGGTCACGCTGACCAGTGGAACGCAGGTCGTCGAAGTTGCCGTCGCGGCGTCCGCAGACTCTGGTACGGATGCCGAATCATCCGCCGAACCGGCAACAACTTGTCCGCTTTCCACGGCCGCAACGAACGTGGCCAGGGCTTGCATCGTCTGGGTAGCTTCTGGGTAAATCGAAGTCGATCCCATCAGGTCGCAGGAAAGAAGAGCGAGAAGCAAAAACAGTGCAGGAAAAAACGCAAAGCGAATGTGGGATGATCGCATGGTAGTTCTCCTCCATAACGGATGGGCGGGACCCCCAAATCTCTTGCGGACCTATCCCTGAAACGAACAGGTAGCTGAATTTGTGACGCCGCGGGCGATGGATCGGCAACGGGTTAACATTAGCACATTTCCGCCCTGACGTATAAGCTATGGCACATTCAGCCACTGACTTAATATACAAGCCGTTACCAACAAGGATATATTTTAAGGACTTGAAAATCAATCGATCAACTCGTGCGGCTGCACACAATATCGAGTATAACGATATTTGTCTTGATAAATGGAATTTGTCTTTGTACTCCATAATGGAAAACGTCATGTTTCCCAATCAAGAAACTATGTGAAACAATCTACCATCAACCGGCAACATCACTCCGAATCATCACCTCGTAGACAAGTAATAACATTAAGTAGATCGATT is part of the Anaerolineales bacterium genome and harbors:
- a CDS encoding methyltransferase domain-containing protein — encoded protein: MRDEIIDRLIRLNRGFYQTFAASFAETRARLQPGVLRILDDVNASDSILDLGCGNGELARTLARRGHRGVYYGLDSSQALLEIARTDRSHSRAHFIDSDLTESGWSRDLPSPFDRVFAFAVLHHIPGDALRKRILSDVHDLLTSDGKLIMSNWNFPESQRLRKRVLPWSTIGIAKADVDPGDALLDWKRGGRGLRYVHHFSEEELNQLAQAAGFRILDTFYSDGEGGRLGLYQVWEK